From a single Azospirillum fermentarium genomic region:
- a CDS encoding DUF2249 domain-containing protein, translating to MTTPSPAADWFAQADTAAETVRIDVRPALAAGTDPFVQVMDGTTRVEPGGFLVIDAPFDPAPLRRVLAGKGFASQGREVAPGHWRICCRREGGGSGGAPSPLPRLPGEVWQEGAVVHIDVRGMTPPGPLHAVLRLMEREPDRVVIAHLDRDPVLLYAEAESRGWERVGVSTIDGEVRVVLRRAAPPPSDG from the coding sequence ATGACCACCCCCTCCCCCGCGGCCGACTGGTTCGCCCAGGCCGACACCGCCGCCGAGACGGTGCGCATCGACGTGCGCCCGGCCCTGGCGGCGGGCACCGATCCCTTCGTGCAGGTGATGGACGGCACCACGCGGGTGGAACCGGGGGGCTTTCTGGTGATCGACGCGCCGTTCGACCCCGCGCCGCTGCGCCGGGTTCTGGCCGGCAAGGGCTTCGCGTCCCAGGGGCGGGAGGTGGCGCCCGGCCACTGGCGCATCTGCTGCCGGCGCGAAGGCGGCGGCAGCGGCGGCGCTCCGTCCCCCCTGCCGCGCCTGCCGGGGGAGGTGTGGCAGGAAGGGGCGGTGGTTCACATCGACGTGCGCGGCATGACCCCGCCCGGCCCGCTCCACGCCGTGCTGCGGCTGATGGAACGGGAACCGGACCGGGTGGTCATCGCGCACCTGGACCGCGACCCGGTGCTGCTCTACGCCGAGGCCGAGTCGCGGGGATGGGAACGGGTGGGCGTGTCCACCATCGACGGGGAGGTGCGGGTGGTTCTGCGCCGCGCCGCCCCGCCCCCGTCAGACGGTTAA
- a CDS encoding NnrU family protein has protein sequence MMTALDGFFGSAAAYPAAALVLAASHALPSWPGVRPRLVAALGRTGFTTLYSLLSLAALALFVLAYRAADTAAVFTPPSWAAPLAVAAMPVAFTLIVWRLTAPFGPADDPHPPRGLYRITRAPGSLGLLLWAGLHLLATGDSRRLVLFATMAAIALFAIVKNGWVLRHADSEGARRLFAAAHAVPFAAPASRRPAAWAAAARETGPWRPLAALAAWAAVLAAHPRVFGVDPLFWLS, from the coding sequence ATGATGACCGCGCTCGACGGCTTTTTCGGTTCCGCCGCCGCCTATCCCGCGGCGGCGCTGGTGCTGGCGGCCAGCCACGCCCTGCCCTCGTGGCCCGGCGTGCGGCCCCGGCTGGTGGCCGCGCTGGGACGGACGGGGTTCACGACGCTCTATTCCCTGCTGTCGCTGGCGGCGCTGGCGCTGTTCGTCCTGGCCTACCGGGCGGCGGACACGGCGGCGGTGTTCACCCCGCCGTCCTGGGCGGCACCGCTGGCGGTGGCTGCCATGCCGGTGGCCTTCACCCTGATCGTCTGGCGCCTCACGGCCCCCTTCGGCCCCGCCGACGATCCCCATCCGCCGCGGGGGCTGTACCGCATCACCCGCGCGCCGGGATCGCTGGGCCTGCTGCTGTGGGCCGGGCTGCACCTGCTGGCCACCGGGGACAGCCGCCGGCTGGTGCTGTTCGCCACCATGGCCGCCATCGCCCTGTTCGCCATCGTCAAGAACGGCTGGGTGCTGCGCCACGCCGATAGCGAAGGGGCGCGGCGCCTGTTCGCCGCCGCCCATGCCGTGCCCTTCGCCGCCCCGGCCAGCCGCCGGCCCGCGGCGTGGGCCGCCGCCGCGCGCGAAACCGGCCCGTGGCGCCCGCTGGCCGCCCTGGCGGCGTGGGCGGCGGTGCTGGCGGCGCATCCCCGCGTGTTCGGCGTCGATCCGCTGTTCTGGCTGTCCTGA
- a CDS encoding cold-shock protein → MRNSQPPRHVFRQPNVLATELTATVKWFDPNRGFGFVRPSDGSPDALLPASIVAGAGHDSLPEGTTVVVDLTEGRKGAQVSALHSVDTSTARPAAPRGPRPERGGFGGGYGDRDRGERGGFGGDRGGYGDRGGFGDRGGYGDRDRGERGGFGGDRGGFGGGPRRGGGRPVADSGETTATDGTVKWFDAGKGYGFITPDTGGRDIFVHVRAVERSGLSTLSEKQRVHVTVRQGEKGPEAVSVEQA, encoded by the coding sequence ATGCGCAACAGTCAACCGCCCCGTCATGTCTTCCGCCAGCCCAACGTGCTGGCGACGGAACTCACCGCCACCGTCAAGTGGTTCGATCCCAACCGTGGCTTCGGGTTCGTCCGTCCGTCCGACGGGTCGCCCGACGCCCTTCTGCCCGCGTCCATCGTTGCCGGCGCCGGCCACGACTCCCTGCCGGAAGGCACCACCGTGGTGGTGGACCTGACCGAAGGGCGCAAGGGTGCCCAGGTCAGCGCGCTTCATTCGGTCGATACCTCGACCGCCCGTCCGGCCGCCCCCCGCGGCCCCCGCCCCGAGCGCGGCGGCTTCGGCGGCGGCTATGGCGACCGTGACCGTGGTGAGCGGGGCGGCTTCGGCGGCGACCGCGGCGGCTATGGTGACCGCGGTGGCTTCGGCGACCGTGGCGGCTATGGCGACCGCGACCGTGGCGAGCGCGGCGGCTTCGGCGGCGACCGCGGCGGTTTCGGCGGCGGCCCGCGCCGCGGCGGCGGCCGGCCCGTCGCCGACAGCGGCGAGACCACCGCCACCGACGGCACCGTGAAGTGGTTCGACGCCGGCAAGGGCTACGGCTTCATCACCCCCGACACCGGCGGGCGCGACATCTTCGTGCACGTGCGCGCGGTGGAACGCTCCGGCCTGTCCACGCTCAGCGAAAAGCAGCGCGTCCATGTGACCGTCCGCCAGGGCGAAAAGGGACCGGAAGCGGTGTCGGTCGAACAGGCCTGA